One genomic segment of Cellulophaga sp. HaHaR_3_176 includes these proteins:
- a CDS encoding 3-hydroxyacyl-ACP dehydratase FabZ family protein, which produces MEYQTIIAQLPYTHPFLFVDGLTAVDLNGVSGFYTFKKEADFYKGHFKDNPITPGVLLTECCAQIGLVCLGIHIVTSSNTLNNEALQIALTSSEMEYYLPVYPNEKVCVTSEKIYFRFHKLKCKVKMHNTAGKLICKGTIAGMLKNKKE; this is translated from the coding sequence ATGGAATACCAAACTATTATAGCGCAATTGCCTTATACGCATCCGTTTTTATTTGTTGACGGCTTAACAGCTGTTGATTTGAATGGTGTCTCTGGATTTTATACCTTTAAAAAAGAAGCTGATTTTTATAAAGGTCATTTTAAAGATAACCCAATAACTCCAGGCGTTCTTTTAACAGAATGTTGTGCTCAAATAGGACTAGTATGCCTAGGTATTCATATAGTTACTTCAAGTAATACTTTAAATAATGAAGCGCTGCAAATTGCATTAACGAGTTCAGAAATGGAATACTATTTACCCGTGTATCCTAATGAAAAAGTATGTGTCACTTCTGAAAAAATATATTTTCGATTTCATAAATTGAAATGCAAAGTAAAAATGCATAATACTGCTGGAAAACTAATCTGTAAAGGAACTATTGCAGGAATGCTTAAAAATAAAAAGGAATGA
- a CDS encoding methyltransferase domain-containing protein, with the protein MLINLSKRSNQPELMDSFDEPIASLELVFKDINSVNSLLGGNNITINAIQQLINSNRKNHYTIVDMGCGDGNMLREVALYFRNHNIEISFIGIDLNKTALEIARKNSKEFPEIRFLYQDILTIQETDLKCDILINTLTMHHFTDDQVLIFLKKFTKLAQIGVVINDLQRSSWAYYLFHLFSAIFIKTRIAKIDGLISIRRAFIKKELNLYAKNLPNVSHDIQWKWAFRYLWVMKPIK; encoded by the coding sequence ATGTTAATTAATTTGTCAAAAAGAAGCAACCAGCCTGAGTTGATGGACAGTTTTGATGAGCCCATAGCTTCTTTAGAACTCGTTTTTAAAGATATTAATAGTGTCAATAGCCTATTAGGGGGCAATAACATTACAATAAATGCTATTCAACAATTGATAAATAGTAATAGAAAAAATCATTATACGATTGTTGACATGGGGTGCGGTGATGGGAACATGCTTAGAGAAGTGGCTTTATACTTCAGGAACCACAATATAGAGATTTCATTTATTGGCATCGATTTAAATAAAACAGCCCTTGAAATTGCCCGTAAAAACTCTAAAGAATTTCCTGAAATCAGATTTCTTTATCAGGACATTTTAACAATTCAAGAAACTGATTTAAAATGTGATATTTTAATAAATACCCTAACAATGCACCACTTTACAGATGATCAAGTGCTAATTTTCTTAAAGAAGTTTACAAAACTTGCCCAAATAGGAGTCGTGATTAATGATTTACAAAGAAGTAGTTGGGCATACTATCTTTTTCACCTCTTTAGTGCTATTTTTATAAAAACAAGAATTGCTAAAATTGATGGGTTGATATCAATACGGAGAGCTTTTATCAAAAAGGAGCTGAATTTATATGCAAAAAACCTGCCCAATGTTTCTCATGATATTCAATGGAAATGGGCATTTCGGTATTTGTGGGTCATGAAACCTATAAAGTAA
- a CDS encoding type III polyketide synthase, with protein MNNVKIISVAKQLPEYSRTTADILPLVEIWLAGQEERFQRKVVKIFEGAAVDKRYSIMAPEEVFVTTSFQDKNKIYVREVKKLGKQVLQKALKKCNWEPDSLDYIITVSCTGIMIPSLDAYLINDLNLRQDIVRLPVTEMGCAAGVSGLIYAANFLKANPNKRAAIIAVESPTATFQLEDYSMANMVSAAIFGDGAACVLLSSEENVAGPKIIGDEMYHFKDATHMMGFDLTNNGLQMILDPAVPGTIAAHFPDIVHPFLKKNGSSIEKVNHLIFHPGGRKIVQTVEELFGALGKNIDDTREVLRLYGNMSSATVLYVLERFLEKDIPKGEQGLVLSFGPGFSAQRVLLEW; from the coding sequence ATGAATAATGTTAAAATAATATCGGTTGCAAAGCAACTTCCTGAATATAGCAGAACTACTGCTGATATTTTACCTTTAGTCGAAATATGGCTTGCAGGCCAAGAAGAACGCTTTCAACGTAAGGTGGTGAAAATTTTTGAAGGAGCTGCTGTTGATAAACGCTACAGTATTATGGCGCCCGAAGAGGTTTTTGTAACCACTTCTTTTCAAGATAAAAATAAAATCTATGTTCGGGAAGTCAAAAAACTAGGAAAGCAAGTATTACAAAAAGCATTGAAAAAATGCAACTGGGAACCAGATTCTCTAGATTATATTATCACTGTAAGTTGCACCGGAATTATGATCCCCTCTTTAGATGCGTATTTGATTAATGATTTAAATTTGAGACAAGATATTGTACGTCTTCCTGTTACCGAAATGGGTTGTGCAGCGGGTGTATCAGGACTTATTTATGCCGCCAACTTTTTAAAAGCTAATCCAAACAAAAGAGCCGCCATTATAGCAGTAGAAAGTCCCACAGCCACTTTTCAATTAGAAGACTATTCCATGGCAAACATGGTGAGTGCTGCCATTTTTGGTGATGGTGCCGCTTGTGTTTTGCTATCCTCGGAAGAAAATGTCGCAGGGCCTAAAATCATTGGAGATGAAATGTATCATTTTAAAGATGCCACCCATATGATGGGGTTCGATTTGACGAATAATGGATTACAAATGATATTAGACCCTGCTGTGCCAGGTACTATTGCTGCACATTTCCCAGATATTGTTCATCCCTTTTTAAAAAAGAATGGAAGTTCTATTGAAAAAGTAAATCATTTAATTTTTCATCCTGGTGGACGCAAAATAGTACAAACTGTAGAAGAACTTTTTGGTGCCTTAGGGAAAAATATTGATGATACAAGAGAAGTGCTTCGCCTTTATGGAAATATGAGTAGTGCTACTGTTTTATATGTATTAGAGCGTTTTTTAGAAAAAGATATCCCTAAAGGAGAACAAGGACTGGTATTGAGTTTTGGTCCAGGATTCTCTGCACAACGGGTTTTATTAGAATGGTAA
- a CDS encoding SDR family oxidoreductase: MTEISKNKWAVILGGSSGLGLATAKKLAQHNINLIIVHRSRRSDLTHITSDFEAIRQCGILLKNYNVDGTSHEKRTEVIEDIKTWIGTNTITILVHSIAKGNLKPMHSEIEKELEHQDFTITLDAMAISLYDWTKDLVKNKLFATDTRIISFTSEGNTKAIPNYAAVSVAKVALEAITRNIALEFAPVGIKANCIQAGIVDTASLKMIPGYERIKESALHRNPNKKLTTPEDVANVVYLLTMEEAKWITGTVIKVDGGESLQ; this comes from the coding sequence ATGACTGAAATTTCAAAAAATAAATGGGCTGTTATCCTTGGCGGAAGTAGTGGACTAGGTCTGGCGACTGCCAAAAAACTAGCACAACATAATATTAATCTAATTATCGTTCATCGCAGTAGGCGGAGTGACTTAACACATATTACATCCGACTTTGAAGCTATAAGACAATGTGGAATTCTACTTAAGAATTATAATGTAGATGGCACCAGCCACGAGAAAAGAACAGAAGTGATTGAAGATATCAAAACTTGGATAGGCACTAACACTATTACTATCTTAGTACACAGTATTGCTAAAGGCAACCTTAAGCCTATGCATTCTGAAATTGAAAAAGAATTAGAACATCAAGATTTCACTATTACTCTTGATGCCATGGCGATTAGTTTATATGACTGGACCAAAGATTTAGTAAAAAATAAATTATTCGCTACAGATACTCGGATAATTTCTTTTACTAGTGAAGGCAACACTAAAGCCATACCCAATTATGCCGCTGTTTCTGTTGCCAAAGTAGCTCTAGAAGCCATTACGCGTAATATAGCCCTAGAATTTGCTCCTGTTGGAATTAAAGCAAATTGCATACAGGCAGGAATTGTAGATACAGCATCACTTAAGATGATCCCTGGATATGAACGCATAAAAGAAAGTGCTCTGCATCGGAATCCAAATAAAAAATTAACCACCCCAGAAGACGTTGCAAATGTAGTTTATCTATTAACTATGGAGGAAGCAAAATGGATTACAGGAACAGTGATTAAAGTAGATGGGGGAGAAAGTTTGCAATAA
- a CDS encoding NAD(P)/FAD-dependent oxidoreductase, with amino-acid sequence MKIYDTIIIGGGLAGLTAAIHLAKNNHRVLIFEKQKYPHHKVCGEYVSNEIIPYLINLGVFLPDAININTLQFSTVQGRTVTTKLPLGGVGISRYALDFLLYNRAQELKVSFVFEGVNSVYFSEDIFHIKTESGLKFISKTTIGAFGKRSNMDKHLQRNFMKKKSSWLGVKAHFELPDFPKHLVALHNFKGGYGGLSTTETGAINFCYLVNYKRFKKLKDINDFNLKIVSENPFLGSFLKDAKPIFDQPLSIAQISFEKKETVENHMLMCGDSAGLIHPLCGNGMAMAIHSAKIASELLVLYLNSSEPNRKLLEVTYKKRWNKAFKYRLWIGRKLQWLLLNDNLSNIAMKIVAKSPKLLRLLIKQTHGKPITC; translated from the coding sequence GTGAAAATATATGATACAATTATTATCGGTGGTGGTTTGGCTGGACTTACAGCTGCAATTCATTTGGCGAAAAATAACCATCGTGTACTTATTTTTGAAAAGCAAAAGTACCCTCACCATAAGGTGTGTGGAGAATATGTTTCTAATGAAATTATTCCTTATTTAATAAATCTAGGTGTTTTTTTACCTGATGCTATAAATATAAATACGTTGCAATTTTCAACAGTACAAGGAAGAACTGTTACTACAAAACTACCTTTAGGAGGTGTAGGTATTAGCAGATATGCATTAGATTTTTTATTATATAATAGAGCTCAAGAACTAAAGGTTTCCTTTGTTTTCGAAGGGGTTAACTCAGTTTATTTTAGTGAGGATATTTTTCATATTAAGACAGAATCTGGTTTGAAATTTATTTCAAAAACAACTATTGGCGCCTTTGGAAAACGCTCCAATATGGATAAGCACTTACAACGAAATTTTATGAAAAAAAAATCTTCATGGTTGGGTGTAAAAGCACATTTTGAATTACCAGATTTTCCAAAACACCTTGTTGCATTACATAATTTTAAAGGTGGTTATGGTGGGTTATCAACGACGGAAACAGGAGCTATTAATTTTTGCTATTTAGTTAATTATAAGAGATTTAAAAAGTTAAAAGACATTAATGACTTTAATTTAAAAATAGTTTCTGAAAATCCTTTTTTAGGTTCTTTCCTAAAAGATGCAAAACCTATTTTTGATCAACCGTTAAGTATTGCACAAATATCATTTGAGAAAAAAGAAACTGTAGAAAATCATATGTTAATGTGTGGTGATTCTGCCGGACTTATTCATCCACTATGTGGTAATGGAATGGCTATGGCAATACATAGCGCAAAAATTGCAAGTGAATTATTAGTGCTTTATTTAAACTCATCAGAACCCAATCGAAAACTATTAGAAGTAACCTATAAAAAACGATGGAATAAGGCTTTCAAATATCGCCTTTGGATTGGAAGAAAATTACAATGGCTTTTGCTCAATGATAATTTATCAAACATTGCAATGAAAATTGTGGCAAAATCGCCAAAACTTTTACGATTACTCATTAAACAAACCCATGGAAAACCTATAACATGTTAA